GCTGCCGTGTAATTGCCCTCATGAGCGGTACCTTCAGGGGGCTGAAAGCCCGAGGGGCCACGCAGAGTAGCCAACTCTGCTGATGTGGGTCTGTAAGCGCTCACAGCTTCTGATACTTAAATATCAGAAGAGAGGAGGGAGCTTGTAAAGGAAAGAGAGGCATCTCCTCAGTGCCATTAGCCATGTCCCCAGTGGGCACTGGTTGCTCCATTAGTGGCTGGGAAGGCGATTAGCACTCCGAGCCACACTGAAtccctccagcctctccctccctctggaaAGCCGAGCCTGGACCAGCACCTTGGCTGCACGGggtttttcctttcactgtAAATACTTCTCAGTTGTGTTTTTATGTCCCAGAGACACATGGAATGATTTATCCATGGCCGAAGCACAGTTTGTCCCTGATGCATTCTGCTTGTTGGGTGAGGGAATGAAGTTTCCTTCAGCAGGTATTGCCATGGTGGGTGAGGGCCCTGGGTACCCAGGAACCCTGGCAGCTCCCCGGGTCTTGTTCATGAACTGGGGCAGATCTGCAGGGGGTGGCTCTCACAGCATGTGTGCAAGGGAGTGCACATGCCCTCATTGGAAAGGCCCCATAATGAGGTGGAAAAGTGCAGGGTGGTAGCAGATACATCTTGGTTAAGGGACATCCTCTGGTCTTTTGTGCCTGGTTACAGCTTCTATGAGCACATCATTCTTCTTCTGCTTTGGGTCTCATCCCCAGTGCCCTTCTGCTCAGGTGACAACTGAGGTGCTGCTGAGCTTTACTGAGAATGACACATCTCAGAGAGGAACAGTCCTCATGGGTCAGTCTTGCCCAAGCACTTTGGGTCTAGTTGTTGGACTCAAACAGTGCGTTTCTTTGGTCCTTGCCCAGGAATCTCTGCCTACTGCTCCAcggctctgctgtgccatgagGAGCATGTTTGTGCCCCATGCAGATGTGTGgctctttccctgccctgttctGGCACCCAGGACCTCACCCCTGTGCACAAGGGGATGCAGCACCTTGTGGGGACCAGTCATTCCCATCTCAACCAGTTCCAAGTAAGACCACATGCTTTCCTGGGGTGATACGAGTACCCCATACATGGTGCTGTCCTGGCCCACAGGAGAAACCCAGCCAGCTGGACCATGTCAGCAGCATCGGTGAGaatggggtgggagggagcagcacaggtCCCTGGCAGGAAGGAAGCATCATTCCTCTGTCATCCCTCGGGACCTTTCCTGGTTGCTCAGCTTTAGCAATTGCCTGCCCTCTAAACTCACATTTTTCCAACAACAGAGCACCACTCACGCCTTCACCTCCGCTTTAATTAGAGAAGGCTGCTCCTGAGCGGCAAAGGTCTTGGGATCAAATCTGGCAAATaactcccttccctccctgccccgtGTTGTTCCACTTAATCCTGTAATTACCTCAGCAAAGCTGCCACGGCCCCTGTCTGCTGGGTGGTGACCCTGGGCCTGCCGTAGGCACCAGCATGTGTGTTGTAGGAAGTTTGCTCTCCTTGCCTCACCTGCTGCACTTGCCTCTTGCATTCTGTTTTGGGGACCAAGCAGCCAccccacagctcagcactgggagATGTGGCACTCCAGGCAGGCATCTGTGCCTGGCATCACCCTCAGCTGCACTGCCTCCCGGAAAGACGATGGGAAAGGAACCCACAGTGGGTTGGAGCAGCGCCCTGACAAGTCTCCCACAAGGCAGGGAAACGCTGCCGGTCGCTCTGGGAAGCGTTTGGCTGTAGGGAGAAGGAGTGTGGAGGCGTTGGATGTGGtagctaatttttttaaagcacttctGAAGCACTCCGGCGGCGTGACTTCCTTCCAAGCCGCACGGCTGTTAGCATTCCCCGAGCGGAGGAGTGAGGAAATCGCCCACCTCAAAAATGCAGGCGCttctgggcaggagctgggagggcttcCTCGGGAAGGGTGAGCCCCGGCCCGCGGGTGCCGCTGGTGGCAGCGAGCTGGCAGCCTCGCTGGGGACACCTTCAGGATGCTGTCCCTGAGAAAGGCACCCCATCGCTTATGTCCCTACTCGTGCCGGATCCAGGCGTGTGCTGGGCTAGATTCGGCACCGAGGGGTCATCCCATTTCTCTCTGCTTAGTCAGCAGCGTCTCCATTTGATCTGAACCGGGGGCAGCAAGGATGGGAAGTGGAAAGGGGGGCACGTGGGGGCTGGGGATAGAAATACCCACTCCCAGGCCTCTCTGGCAGCTTGCCGGCAGTCCCGGGGTCGTGCTGAATATGCATAAAAGGGAGCAGATTGCAGCTTGCCCTCCTCTCCGGTACGGAGGTGAGGCCCGCGGAGACCACCGGCCCCGGCTCTCTTTCAGCGGGATAATGGGGTGAGCTGAGCGCGGAGCGTGCGCGCCTGTGTGTGGTCTTGCGGATGATAATGATTTCCATTCATGCCCTGCCTCCTCAGCGCCGATGCGCTGCTGGGCGAGCCTTGGCTCCCCGATGGCTGCTCCCCggcagcagagcccccagaAGTTTGGCACTGAATCTCAGGGACACGGTAAGACcggcaggagggacagagctttccATCGGGGCAGGGAGGATGGGCAGGAGATGCTTGTGTTCCCCACGCAGCCCAAAAGCAGTGGTAACCCTGTCCTGGGTCTGCTGCCCCAGTGCTCATAGTGACTTCACCTCTGGGCTCTTCCCTGGCTACCAAAGGTGCTgttgctgtcactgtcccctGGGCAGGGGTGTCCCCACACCTTTGTGTCTCACCAGGCAGGGAATTAAAAGGCCTTTACAGGTGGCATGCTTGGGCATGTCCCTACCCTATCACCCTGCTGCCACATAGCAGATAGGGGCGGAGGATGGAGGAGATTCCTCCTTGGCAGGGTTTAGTAAGTGTCTTGTTCTCTACATCCCAAGTCCCCCTGCAGTGGATGGATAAGGTTGCTGAGGCACCTCTGGGCGTTGCACCTCTGGGCGTTTCACCTCTGTTCCTGGTGCACAGGTTTTCCCACAGGGTTGTCCCCATGCTACATGCTGCCCCAGGGTTGGTGGAGTGGgaggtggtggcagcagtgctTGACTGGGTCCACACTGTGGGGTATGGGAGGGAATGGAGATGATGAGCAGTGTGGGGGACTGGCAGCATCACAGGACTGAAGGTTCTGTGCTGGCCTCTGCAAGGATGTGCACAGCCAGGTCTTGCTGGGCATTGAGGGAGGGCTGTCAGCACTTTGCAGCCTCCTTTGCTGGGTGTGaccccaggagcagagctctgctggtggGGGATTGCATTGAGGGATTAAccggctgcagctgcagctcaacAGCTCCTGGACAGGCAGATACCAtggagctggcagcagccaTGGTTTCATCTCCTGACCAGGAGGCAGCTGCCTCTAGTAAGGCTGAGGGTTCCTGTGGGCTGCCTGCACTGGGGGTTGCTCCTCGCTGCCTGGTGCTTGTGGCACGGCACCTCCTCTGCTGTGGTACCTGCTACATCCCTGCAGTGTCTCATCCTACAGCCCCACTCCTTGAGTAGGTTCTGAGTGCTCCAAACACTCCAGGGACAGTATCCTTTGTTTTGCTGGCTGCCAAGTCACCAAGCCCCAGGCTGACATGTCCCAAAAGGCTCTGTAGCACTGCTGTAAAGCGGggactgtgctgctgggaggatGCAGGGACCACCAAGGGAGCTGCCAATTTTTCACCAGTGACCATCAACTTTTCCATCAGCAGAGGATTAATCAGTGAGGAAACTGCACGGAAGTGGCAGAGGCAGGTTTTGTCCTGGGGGAGATGtccaaggacaggctgagaCCCTTGTCCCTCTTGCCCCATCAGcaggctctggctgctgggCTGAGAGTGGCTGCGCAGGGAGGAGTTTCTCCTCATTAGTGGTTTGGCATCCTGGAGAGGCAGCTTTCTTCCACAGTCATGGAtcctttttctttgcaaaatggaataacaacccccccaaaatcccagatCACTTGAAATGGGCTGTCTCTTGCAGCCTTCTTCAGCCAGAGTGGgcagctggacaggcaggagcagaattGGGACTGTAGGTGAGTGGtagagctgggaatgctgggctgggTTGTGCTGCTGATGCAGAGCTTTGTTCCTCAAAGTGAAACAGAAACACCAAGTCATCCTGTAAGGATTTATTAGTGGGAGAGAGGATGATGAGAGGatcctctcctcctgcctgaCCATGGCATGGACTGGTAAGGCTGAAAAACTTGGCTTTAACTCAGCACAACCCCATAGGTTGGCAGAGCTGATGCCATCCACTCATCTGGGCAGTTCAGGGGTCTGCTACCAGCTGCAGCACTCAGGGCCATTTTCTGGTGATTGCATGAGCCATGGCCACGCACAGCATGGGACACAGCCAATCTGCATTGTGTGGGatgttcctgctgcagccagagctgtcaGAAGGGGACGTGACCTCCCATTCCTCTTCCACTTTTCAATCCTGCGACACAGAGATGGGCCACATTCCCTGGGAGCCACTCAGCTCCCTGgtcctgtgctgcagctgctgggaggggagcCCAGCCAGGCTCTTCATTTGCTCCTGGTCTTTTCCTCCATCAACAGACAGGCCTGCTGCTGttagttcacagaatcacagaaccacagactattctgagttggaagggacccacaaggatcatcgagtccaactcttaagtcaatggcccatacatgggattgaacccacgaccttggcatcATTACAagcaagttttaaccaactgagctgatctcaggccAGACCCAGACCTGGATTTTTTGGGAGTGGGGCCAGGATAATGTCCTTTTGCCACAGGAATTATACAGGTAGTGTGACAGAGGAATTTGGAGGAGATCCAGTCCCTGGCTTGGAGAAGCCACTGTGCCATGGCCAGCAAGGAAAGTGGTGCTGTTCCCAGGAGCCCTGGGGCTCCACCCCAACAAGCTCCTGCCTGTTTCAAAATGTGCCTGCAAGGTGGTTTTGCTGCCATTCCCTTCTCCTATGCTGTCAGGAGCTGttttgtgctgcagctggatAGCTTGGAGTTTGCAGTTCCTGTTGCAGCTGAAAGGTCTCCCCAGCTCTTCCCTACCAGCAGCCCCTGTCAGCTGTGCAGTGGCAGTCTCTGAACTGTGTGtgacagccagggctgctggcaggCAGAAGCATTGCTGTCACCCTGGGATGGTTTGTAAGAGGCTAGAGAAGGGCTGTACCCTGATTTCCACCTCCTACATCCAAAGCTCAGCTCCTTTTGCCATTCCCAATGGTATTTCACTCCTGCCAATGAGCAGCAAGGGATTGGTGTGGATAAGGCAGCACAAAATGTTTGCCTCCCTGCTCCACTCCCAGCATGCTGTATCAGTGGATGTGGGGTGggaaggtgggcacaggtgaAGGACCAGACATGGGAGTGTTTCCCATCCCTTACCAGCTCCCCCAGCATGGTGTTGTGACACTGCCAGTGCCATTCACTCTTGTTGCTCTTCCTCCAGGGAGGAGCCACTTCCTTCACTCCAAGAGGATGGagatcctgcagctcctgcGCCTGCTCCTCACCACTGCCATGCTGGGCCTCTCCCAGACCGTGAACCCCTTTGTGGCCCAGCAGACCCCCCCAGACCCTTGCTATGATGAGAGCGGTGCTCCTCGCCGCTGCATCCCTGAATTTGTCAACGCTGCCTTCGGGAAGGAGGTCCAGGCCTCCAGCACGTGCGGGAAGCCCCCGACACGGCACTGCAACGCCTCAGACCCACGCCGAGCCCACCCACCCACCTACCTGACCGACCTCAACACCGCCTCCAACATGACGTGCTGGCGCTCAGAGACCCTCCACCACTCACCCCAGAACGTCACCCTCACCCTCTCCCTCGGCAAGAAGTTTGAGGTGGTCTATGTCAGCCTCCAGTTCTGCTCGCCCCGGCCCGAGTCCACCGCCATCCTCAAGTCCATGGACTACGGCAAGACCTGGGTGCCATACCAGTACTACTCCTCCCAGTGCCGTAAGATCTACGGCAAGCCCAGCAAAGCCACCGTCACCAAGCAGAATGAGCAGGAGGCCCTGTGCACCGATGGCCTCACCGACCTGTACCCGCTCACCGGCGGGCTCATCGCCTTCAGCACCCTCGACGGGCGACCCTCCGCCCAGGACTTCGACAGCAGCCCCGTGCTCCAGGACTGGGTGACGGCCACCGACATCCGCGTGGTCTTCAGCCGCCCACACCTCTTCCGCGACCTGGGCACCCGCGATGGCGGTGAGGAGGAGGGCGGCACCGGCTCCACGCCCTATTACTACGCGGTGGGGGAGCTGCAGGTTGGTGGGCGCTGCAAGTGCAATGGGCACGCGGCGCGCTGCGTGAAGGACAAGGAGCAGAAGCTGGTGTGTGACTGCAAGCACAACACGGAGGGGCCCGAGTGCGACCGCTGCAAGCCCTTCCACTACGACCGCCCCTGGCAGCGCGCCAGCGCCCGCGAGGCCAACGAGTGTCTGGGTAAGGGatctttaaacattttttaaagtaaacaataaatacatgGAGGAATAAGGACACTACACACCAGACCAATGTGATCAAGTGAATGGCATTTATTACACCCTGCACATGGTTTATATGGGGTTCAGGC
This genomic window from Pithys albifrons albifrons isolate INPA30051 chromosome 16, PitAlb_v1, whole genome shotgun sequence contains:
- the NTN3 gene encoding netrin-3 produces the protein MEILQLLRLLLTTAMLGLSQTVNPFVAQQTPPDPCYDESGAPRRCIPEFVNAAFGKEVQASSTCGKPPTRHCNASDPRRAHPPTYLTDLNTASNMTCWRSETLHHSPQNVTLTLSLGKKFEVVYVSLQFCSPRPESTAILKSMDYGKTWVPYQYYSSQCRKIYGKPSKATVTKQNEQEALCTDGLTDLYPLTGGLIAFSTLDGRPSAQDFDSSPVLQDWVTATDIRVVFSRPHLFRDLGTRDGGEEEGGTGSTPYYYAVGELQVGGRCKCNGHAARCVKDKEQKLVCDCKHNTEGPECDRCKPFHYDRPWQRASAREANECLACNCNLHARRCRFNMELYKLSGRKSGGVCLNCRHNTAGRHCHYCREGFYRDLSKAITDRKACKACDCHPVGAAGKTCNQTTGQCPCKDGVTGLTCNRCAKGYQQSRSPVAPCIKIPAINPTSLVTSTEAPADCDSYCKPAKGNYKINMKKYCKKDYVVQVNILEMETVANWAKFTINILSVYKCRDERVKRGDNFLWIHLKDLSCKCPKIQISKKYLVMGISENSTDRPGLMADKNSLVIQWRDAWTRRLRKLQRREKKGKCVKP